The following proteins come from a genomic window of Lolium rigidum isolate FL_2022 chromosome 5, APGP_CSIRO_Lrig_0.1, whole genome shotgun sequence:
- the LOC124653392 gene encoding heme chaperone HemW-like, with the protein MLRSAFPLVFQFPHRRKPPPIPPRPPPVRRYASPAAAFPPLPPASAYVHLPFCRKRCHYCDFPIVALGSSSPFPRGDGDGDDPRISDYVRLLLREVAATRPVSDDGVPLETIFFGGGTPSLVPPKLVAAVLDALRANFGLSACPEVSIEMDPGTFDAAKLRDLVGVGVNRVSLGVQAFQEGLLRSCGRAHGLREVHEAVGIVTGCEGLQNWSMDLISSLPNQTQDMWEESLRCTIDARPTHVSVYDLQIEQGTKFGQMYTPGVFPLPNETDSANFYKIASKRLSEAGYQHYEISSYCKTGYECKHNVTYWQNRPFYAFGLGSASYINGVRFSRPRRMKDYADWVQKLEDGTWCHESSTSELKDMAMDSVMLSLRTASGLDLHRFSKSFGKNLTLSLCTMFRPFVESGLVIAMDTERQALQLSEFDVDLENKGDTGSRVAFIRLSDPDGFLLSNELISLAFGIISP; encoded by the exons ATGCTAAGATCAGCCTTCCCGCTCGTCTTCCAATTCCCACACAGGAGGAAACCGCCCCCAATCCCTCCGCGCCCACCACCTGTTCGTCGGTATgcctctcccgccgccgccttccctccGCTCCCTCCAGCTTCCGCCTACGTCCACCTCCCCTTCTGCCGCAAGCGCTGCCACTACTGCGACTTCCCCATCGTCGCGCTCGGCTCCTCCTCCCCCTTCCcccgcggcgacggcgatggcgacgaccccAGGATCTCGGACtatgtccgcctcctcctccgtgaggtcGCCGCCACGCGGCCCGTGTCCGATGACGGCGTGCCCCTCGAGACCATCTTCTTCGGCGGCGGCACGCCGTCGCTGGTCCCGCCGAAGCTCGTCGCCGCGGTACTCGACGCGCTGCGCGCCAACTTCGGCCTGTCCGCGTGCCCGGAGGTGTCCATCGAGATGGACCCCGGCACGTTTGACGCCGCTAAGCTGAGGGATCTGGTGGGCGTGGGCGTCAACCGGGTGTCGCTCGGGGTGCAGGCGTTCCAGGAGGGCCTGCTTCGATCCTGCGGCCGCGCGCACGGCCTGCGGGAGGTGCACGAGGCCGTCGGGATTGTCACCGGCTGCGAGGGGCTTCAGAACTGGAGCATGGACCTCATCTCCTCGCTGCCCAACCAGACCCAGGACATGTGGGAGGAGAGCTTGAGGTGCACCATCGATGCCCGCCCAACGCATGTCTCCGTCTATGACCTGCAGATTGAGCAGGGCACCAAGTTTGGCCAAAT GTATACACCTGGTGTCTTTCCTCTTCCAAATGAAACCGACTCTGCAAACTTCTACAAGATAGCTTCGAAACGACTTTCTGAAGCAGGATATCAACACTATGAGATCAGTAGCTACTGCAAGACTGGCTATGAGTGCAAGCACAATGTAACTTATTGGCAAAACCGGCCATTCTATGCGTTTGGTCTAGGATCAGCAAGCTACATCAATGGTGTCAGATTCTCTAGGCCCAGGAGAATGAAAGATTACGCAGACTGGGTTCAGAAGCTGGAAGATGGAACTTGGTGCCATGAGTCTAGCACCTCTGAGCTCAAGGATATGGCAATGGACTCCGTGATGCTATCACTAAGAACAGCTTCGGGGCTAGACTTGCATAGGTTCAGTAAATCATTTGGAAAGAATCTGACACTGTCATTGTGTACCATGTTTAGGCCATTTGTTGAGAGCGGACTTGTAATCGCCATGGATACAGAACGACAGGCGCTGCAACTTAGTGAGTTTGATGTGGATTTAGAAAACAAGGGTGACACTGGGAGCAGGGTTGCCTTCATCCGGCTGAGTGACCCAGATGGATTTTTATTGTCCAATGAGTTGATCTCGCTAGCTTTTGGGATTATTTCGCCATAA